In Xiphophorus couchianus chromosome 8, X_couchianus-1.0, whole genome shotgun sequence, the following proteins share a genomic window:
- the sptan1 gene encoding spectrin alpha chain, non-erythrocytic 1 isoform X8, whose translation MDTVGVKVLETAEDIQERRQQVLDRYRRFKDLSMVRRQKLEDSYRFQFFRRDADELEKWIQEKLQIASDENYKDPSNLQGKLQKHQAFEAEVQANAAAIIELDKTGNLMITEGHFASETIRSRLEELHRLWDLLLQKTKEKGMRLLQAQKLLQYLRECEDALDWISDKEAIVTSEELGQDLEHVELLQKKFEEFQTDLAAHEERVNEVNQLAGKLIQEAHPENELIVRKQEEVNAAWQRLKGLALQRQTRLFGSAEVQRFNRDVDETISWIKEKEQLMASDDFGRDLASVQALLRKQEGLERDLAALKDKVNTLGGDAERLQQTHPQNASQIHLKKDELITNWEQIQTLAAERHARLNDSYHLQRFTADFRDLTSWVTEMKALINADELANDVAGAEALLDRHQEHKGEIDAHEDSFRATDEAGQALLSAGHYASEEVKEKLGILAQEKESLLELWEVRRQQYEQCMDLQLFYRDTEQVDNWMSKQEAFLLNEDLGDSLDSVEALLKKHEDFEKSLSAQEEKITALDEFATKLIQNSHYAKEDVATRRDALLNRRNALHERAQARRAALEDSFHLQQFFRDSDELKSWINEKMKTATDESYKDPSNLQGKVQKHQAFEAELSANQSRIDALQKSGQELLDRKHYASAEVTARMEDVSAQWKKLLEATELKGIKLREANQQQQFNRNVEDIELWLYEVEGHLASDDYGKDLTSVQNLQKKHALLEADVAAHQDRIDGITIQARQFQEAGHFDADNIQKKQEALVVRYEALREPMAARKQKLSDSLRLQQLFRDVEDEETWIREKEPIASSTNRGKDLIGVQNLLKKHQALQAEITGHEPRIKAVTQKGETMVEEGHFAGEEVKAKLGELHGRWDTLKGKAGQRRQDLEDSLQAQQYFADANEAESWMREKEPIVGSPDYGKDEDSAEALLKKHEALMSDLTAYGSSIQALKEQAQSCRQQVAPTDDETGKELVLALYDYQEKSPREVTMKKGDILTLLNSTNKDWWKVEVNDRQGFVPAAYVKKLDPTQSSSRENLLDEHGSIAARQEQIENQYGTLLELGEKRKDMLEKSCKKFMLFREANELQQWIHEKESALTNEEVGSDLEQVEVLQKKFDDFQKDLKANESRLRDINKVASELESEGLMAEEAPMIQAQQQEQLGSAPGKDESDSKTASLWKTIRLGVQTTANFNTIKELNNRWRSLQQLAEDRSNMLGSAHEVQRFHRDADETKEWIEEKNQALNTDNYGHDLASVQALQRKHEGFERDLAALGDKVKSLGETAERLIQSHPEAVDDIQEKCTELNTAWSSLVGRADQRKEKLGNSHDLQRFLSDFRDLMSWINGIRGLVSSEELAKDVTGAEALLERHQEHRTEIDARAGTFQAFEQFGQQLLARGHYASPDIQQKLKALDQERADLEKAWVQRRMMLDQCLELQLFNRDCEQAENWMAAREAFLASDDKGDSLDSVEALIKKHEDFDKAINVQEEKIAALQSFADQLIGADHYAKPEIYNRRNEVLDRWRRLKAQMIEKRSKLGESQTLQQFSRDVDEIEAWISEKLQTATDESYKDPTNIQSKHQKHQAFEAELHANADRIKGVIDTGNALIQRGACAGSEDAVKARLNALDEQWQFLVNKSAEKSQKLKEANKQQNFNTGIKDFDFWLSEVEALLASEDYGKDLASVNNLLKKHQLLEADISAHEDRLKDLNGQADSLMASNAFDTSQVKDKRDAVNGRFAKIKSMAAGRRAKLNESHRLHQFFRDLDDEESWIKEKKLLVGSEDYGRDLTGVQNLRKKHKRLEAELAAHEPAIQSVLDTGKKLSDDNTIGQEEIQQRLAQFVDHWKELKDLSEARGKRLEESLEYQQFVANVEEEEAWINEKLNLVGSEDYGDTLAAVQGLLKKHEAFETDFTVHRDRVGDVCANGEELIKKNNHHVDNISAKMAALRGKVSELERAAAQRKAKLDENSAFLQFNWKADVVESWIGEKENSLKTDDYGRDLSSVQTLLTKQETFDAGLQAFQQEGITNITALKDQLLAAQHVQSKAIEARHAALIKRWNQLLSNSAARKKKLLEAQDHFRKVEDLFLTFAKKASAFNSWFENAEEDLTDPVRCNSLEEIRALREAHEAFRSSLSSAQTDFNQLAELDQQIKSYQVASNPYTWFTMEALEETWRNLQKIIKERELELQKEQRRQEENDKLRQEFAQHANAFHQWLQETRTYLLDGSCMVEESGTLESQLEATKRKHQEIRAMRSQLKKIEDLGAAMEEALILDNKYTEHSTVGLAQQWDQLDQLGMRMQHNLEQQIQARNTTGVTEEALKEFSMMFKHFDKEKSGRLNHQEFKSCLRSLGYDLPMVEEGEPDPEFEAILDTVDPNRDGNVSLQEYMAFMISRETENVKSSEEIESAFRALSAENKPYVTKEELYQNLTKEQADYCLSHMKPYLDSKGRELPSAFDFVEFTRSLFVN comes from the exons ATGGACACGGTCGGAGTCAAAGTGCTGGAAACGGCCGAAGACATCCAGGAGCGCCGGCAGCAGGTTCTGGACCGGTACCGGCGCTTCAAGGATCTGTCCATGGTCCGGCGCCAGAAGCTGGAGGATTCGTACCGATTCCAGTTCTTCCGCCGGGACGCCGACGAGTTGGAAAAATGGATCCAGGAGAAGCTGCAGATCGCCTCCGACGAGAACTACAAGGACCCGTCCAACCTGCAG GGGAAGCTGCAGAAGCACCAGGCGTTTGAGGCCGAGGTCCAGGCCAACGCGGCGGCCATCATCGAACTGGACAAGACGGGGAACCTGATGATCACCGAGGGACACTTCGCCTCCGAGACCATCCGG AGCCgcctggaggagctgcaccgCCTCTGggacctgctgctgcagaagaCCAAGGAGAAGGGCATGCGGCTGCTGCAGGCCCAGAAACTGCTGCAGTACCTGCGGGAGTGTGAAGACGCTCTGGACTGGATCAGTGACAAg GAGGCCATTGTGACCTCTGAGGAGCTGGGTCAGGACCTGGAGCACGTGGAGCTCCTGCAGAAGAAGTTTGAGGAGTTCCAGACGGACCTTGCGGCTCATGAGGAGCGCGTGAACGAGGTGAACCAGCTGGCCGGGAAGCTGATCCAGGAGGCGCACCCGGAGAACGAGCTGATCGTCAGGAAGCAGGAGGAGGTGAACGCGGCCTGGCAGCGCCTGAAGGGCCTGGCCCTGCAGAGGCAGACCCGGCTGTTCGGCTCGGCCGAGGTGCAGCGCTTCAACAG GGATGTGGATGAGACCATCAGCTGGATCAAGGAGAAGGAGCAGCTGATGGCGTCCGATGACTTTGGGCGGGACTTGGCCAGCGTTCAGGCTCTGCTGAGGAAACAGGAGGGTCTGGAGAGAGACCTGGCGGCTCTGAAGGACAAG GTGAACACTCTGGGTGGGGACGCCGAGCGCCTGCAGCAGACCCATCCTCAGAACGCTTCCCAGATCCACCTGAAGAAAGATGAACTCATCACCAACTGGGAGCAGATTCAGACGCTGGCTGCTGAGCGCCACGCCCGCCTCAACGACTCCTACCA TCTGCAGCGTTTCACCGCTGACTTCAGGGATCTGACCAGCTGGGTGACGGAGATGAAGGCTCTGATTAATGCCGACGAGCTGGCCAACGACGTGGCCGGAGCCGAGGCGCTGCTGGACCGGCACCAGGAGCACAAG GGGGAAATCGATGCCCACGAGGACAGCTTCAGGGCCACAGATGAAGCTGGTCAGGCCCTGCTCAGTGCAGGACACTACGCCTCCGAGGAGGTCAAGGAGAAG ctgggGATTCTGGCCCAGGAGAAGGAGTCCCTCCTGGAGCTGTGGGAGGTCCGCCGGCAGCAGTACGAACAGTGCATGGACCTGCAACTGTTCTACAGGGACACGGAGCAGGTGGACAACTGGATGAGCAAGCAGGAG GCTTTCCTTCTGAACGAAGACCTGGGAGACTCCCTGGACAGCGTGGAAGCTCTGCTGAAGAAACACGAGGACTTTGAGAAGTCTCTCAGCGCTCAGGAGGAGAAGATCACG GCTCTGGATGAATTCGCCACCAAGCTGATCCAGAACAGCCACTATGCTAAGGAGGACGTGGCAACGCGCAGAGACGCT CTCCTCAACCGCAGGAACGCCCTGCATGAGCGCGCTCAGGCCCGCCGGGCCGCCCTGGAGGACTCCTTCCACCTGCAGCAGTTCTTCAGGGACTCCGATGAGCTGAAGAGTTGGATCAACGAGAAAATGAAGACTGCTACAGATGAGTCCTACAAG GACCCGTCCAACCTGCAGGGGAAGGTGCAGAAACACCAGGCCTTTGAGGCCGagctgtcagccaatcagagccgcATCGATGCCCTGCAGAAGTCCGGCCAGGAGCTGCTGGACAGGAAGCACTATGCCTCCGCTGAGGTCACCGCCCGCATGGAAGATGTTAGCGCGCAGTGGAAGAAGCTGCTGGAGGCCACAGAGCTCAAAG gtATCAAGCTGCGGGAGGccaaccagcagcagcagttcaaCAGGAACGTGGAGGACATTGAGCTCTGGCTCTATGAGGTCGAAGGTCACTTGGCCTCTGACGACTACGGGAAAGACCTGACGAGCGTCCAGAACCTGCAGAAGAAGCATGCCCTGCTGGAGGCCGACGTGGCAGCTCACCAG GATCGGATCGACGGAATCACCATCCAGGCTCGGCAGTTCCAGGAAGCTGGCCACTTTGACGCAGACAACATCCAGAAGAAGCAGGAGGCTCTGGTGGTTCGCTATGAAGCTCTACGGGAGCCGATGGCGGCTCGCAAGCAGAAGCTGTCTGACTCGCTGCGCCTGCAGCAGCTCTTCAGGGATGTAGAGGACGAGGAGACCTGGATCAGGGAGAAGGAGCCCATCGCCTCATCCACCAACAGAG GTAAAGACCTTATTGGAGTCCAGAACCTGCTGAAGAAGCACCAGGCTCTGCAGGCTGAGATCACAGGTCACGAGCCTCGGATCAAAGCCGTGACCCAGAAAGGAGAGACCATGGTGGAGGAAG GTCACTTTGCCGGAGAGGAGGTGAAGGCCAAGCTGGGGGAGTTGCACGGACGTTGGGATACCTTGAAGGGCAAGGCGGGCCAGAGGAGGCAGGACCTGGAAGACTCCCTGCAGGCCCAGCAGTACTTTGCCGACGCCAACGAGGCCGAGTCTTGGATGAGGGAGAAGGAGCCCATCGTCGGGAGCCCGGACTATGGGAAAGACGAGGATTCAGCTGAG GCACTGCTGAAGAAGCACGAGGCCCTGATGTCAGACCTGACGGCTTACGGCAGCAGCATCCAGGCTCTGAAGGAGCAGGCTCAGTCCTGCAGA CAACAAGTGGCTCCGACTGATGACGAGACTGGGAAGGAGCTGGTTCTGGCTCTGTACGACTATCAGGAGAAAAGCCCGCGCGAAGTAACTATGAAGAAGGGTGACATCCTGACCCTGCTCAACAGCACCAACAAG GACTGGTGGAAGGTGGAGGTGAACGACCGGCAGGGCTTTGTTCCGGCCGCCTATGTGAAGAAGTTGGACCCGACTCAGTCGTCTTCCAGGGAGAACTTGCTGGACGAGCATGGCAGCATCGCAGCTCGACAGGAACAGATCGAGAACCA GTACGGCACGCTGCTGGAGCTGGGGGAGAAGAGGAAGGACATGCTGGAGAAGAGCTGCAAGAAGTTCATGTTGTTCCGCGAAGCCAACGAGCTCCAGCAGTGGATCCACGAGAAGGAGAGCGCCCTGACCAACGAGGAGGTCGGCTCCGACCTGGAGCAGGTCGAGGTTCTGCAGAAGAAGTTCGACGACTTCCAGAAG GACCTGAAGGCCAACGAGTCCCGGCTGAGGGACATCAACAAGGTGGCGTCGGAGCTGGAGTCTGAAGGCCTGATGGCGGAGGAGGCTCCCATGATCCAGGCCCAG CAACAGGAGCAGCTGGGATCCGCTCCGGGAAAG GACGAGTCTGACTCCAAGACGGCTTCGCTCTGGAAG acCATACGACTGGGTGTCCAAACGACGGCTAACTTTAATACCATCAAG GAGCTGAACAACCGCTGGCGCTCGCTGCAGCAGCTGGCCGAGGACCGCAGCAACATGCTGGGCAGCGCCCACGAGGTGCAGCGCTTCCACAG GGACGCCGACGAAACCAAGGAGTGGATCGAGGAGAAGAACCAGGCGCTGAACACGGACAACTACGGCCACGACCTGGCCAGCGTCCAGGCGCTGCAGCGCAAACACGAAGGCTTCGAGAGAGACCTGGCGGCGCTGGGCGATAAG GTGAAGTCTCTGGGCGAGACGGCGGAGCGTCTGATCCAGTCGCACCCGGAGGCCGTGGACGACATCCAGGAGAAATGCACGGAGCTGAACACGGCGTGGAGCAGCCTGGTGGGCCGCGCCGACCAGCGCAAGGAGAAGCTGGGCAACTCCCACGACCTGCAGCGCTTCCTGTCCGACTTCAG GGATCTGATGTCGTGGATCAACGGGATCCGAGGCCTGGTGTCGTCCGAGGAGCTGGCTAAAGACGTGACGGGCGCCGAGGCGCTGCTGGAGCGCCACCAG GAGCACCGGACGGAGATCGACGCGCGGGCCGGGACCTTCCAGGCCTTCGAGCAGTTCGGCCAGCAGCTGCTGGCGCGCGGCCACTACGCCAGCCCTGACATCCAGCAGAAGCTGAAGGCTCTGGACCAGGAGCGCGCCGACCTGGAGAAGGCCTGGGTGCAGCGCCGCATGATGCTGGACCAGTGCCTGGAGCTGCAG CTCTTCAACCGGGACTGTGAGCAGGCCGAGAACTGGATGGCGGCGCGGGAAGCCTTCCTGGCCAGCGACGACAAGGGCGACTCGCTGGACAGCGTGGAGGCGCTCATCAAGAAGCACGAGGACTTCGACAAGGCCATCAACGTCCAG GAGGAGAAGATCGCCGCCCTGCAGTCCTTTGCTGACCAGCTGATCGGAGCCGATCATTACGCCAAGCCGGAGATCTACAACCGCCGCAACGAGGTTCTGGACAG GTGGCGCCGGCTGAAGGCCCAGATGATCGAGAAGCGCTCCAAGCTGGGCGAGTCCCAGACGCTGCAGCAGTTCAGCCGGGACGTGGACGAGATCGAGGCCTGGATCAGCGAGAAGCTGCAGACCGCCACCGACGAGTCCTACAAGGACCCCACCAACATCCAG AGCAAACATCAGAAGCACCAGGCGTTTGAGGCGGAGCTGCACGCCAACGCCGACCGCATCAAAGGAGTCATCGACACGGGGAACGCCCTGATCCAGAGAGGAGCCTGCGCCGGCAGCGAGGACGCCGTCAAG GCGCGGCTCAACGCTCTGGACGAGCAGTGGCAGTTCCTCGTCAACAAATCAGCAGAGAAGAGTCAGAAGCTGAAGGAGGCCAACAAGCAGCAGAACTTCAACACCGGCATCAAGGACTTTGACTTCTGGTTGTCTGAG GTCGAAGCTCTTCTGGCCTCCGAGGATTACGGCAAAGACCTGGCTTCAGTCAACAACCTGCTGAAGAAACACCAGCTGCTGGAGGCCGACATCTCTGCTCACGAG GACCGTCTGAAGGACCTGAACGGCCAGGCCGACAGCCTGATGGCCAGCAACGCCTTCGACACCTCGCAGGTGAAGGACAAGCGCGACGCCGTCAACGGCCGCTTCGCCAAGATCAAGAGCATGGCCGCCGGCCGCCGCGCCAAGCTCAACGAGTCGCACCGCCTGCACCAGTTCTTCCGGGACCTGGATGACGAGGAGTCCTGGATCAA GGAGAAGAAGCTGTTGGTCGGATCGGAGGATTACGGACGTGATTTGACGGGAGTTCAGAACCTGAGGAAGAAGCATAAGAGGCTGGAAGCTGAGCTGGCAGCGCATGAGCCGGCTATCCAG TCTGTGCTGGACACCGGGAAGAAGCTGTCTGATGACAACACCATCGGTCAGGAGGAGATCCAGCAGAGGCTGGCCCAGTTCGTGGACCATTGGAAGGAGCTGAAGGATTTATCTGAAgccag AGGGAAGAGGCTGGAGGAGTCGCTGGAATACCAGCAGTTTGTGGCGAacgtggaggaggaggaagcttGGATCAATGAGAAGTTGAACCTGGTTGGAAGCGAAGACTACGGAGACACGCTGGCGGCGGTGCAG GGCCTGCTGAAGAAACACGAAGCGTTTGAGACGGACTTCACGGTCCACCGGGATCGGGTCGGCGACGTCTGCGCCAACGGAGAGGAGCTCATCAAGAAG AACAACCACCACGTGGACAACATCAGcgccaagatggccgccctgagAGGGAAGGTGTCGGAGCTGGAGCGGGCGGCGGCCCAGAGGAAGGCCAAGCTGGACGAGAACTCGGCGTTCCTGCAGTTCAACTGGAAGGCCGACGTGGTGGAGTCCTGGATCG GTGAGAAGGAGAACAGCCTGAAGACCGACGACTACGGCAGAGACCTGTCCTCGGTCCAGACGCTGCTCACCAAGCAG GAGACGTTTGACGCCGGCCTGCAGGCCTTCCAGCAGGAAGGAATCACCAACATCACGGCGCTGAAGGACCAGCTGCTGGCCGCGCAGCACGTCCAGTCCAAGGCCATCGAGGCGCGGCACGCCGCCCTCATCAAGCGCTGGAACCAGCTGCTGTCCAACTCGGCGGCGCGGAAGAAGAAGCTGCTGGAGGCGCAGGACCATTTCCGCAAGGTGGAGGACCTCTTCCTGACCTTCGCCAAGAAGGCCTCGGCCTTCAACAGCTGGTTCGAGAACGCCGAGGAGGACCTGACCGACCCGGTCCGCTGCAACTCCCTGGAGGAGATCCGGGCGCTGCGCGAGGCCCACGAGGCGTTCCGCTCCTCGCTGAGCTCGGCCCAAACCGACTTCAACCAGCTGGCCGAGCTGGACCAGCAGATCAAGAGCTACCAGGTGGCGTCCAACCCCTACACCTGGTTCACCATGGAGGCCCTGGAGGAGACCTGGAGAAACCTGCAGAAGATCATCAAG gagagggagctggagctgcagaaGGAGCAGAGGAGGCAGGAGGAGAACGACAAGCTGCGGCAGGAGTTCGCTCAACACGCCAACGCCTTCCACCAGTGGCTGCAGGAGACCAG GACGTATCTTCTGGACGG GTCCTGCATGGTGGAAGAGTCCGGAACCCTGGAGTCTCAGCTGGAGGCCACCAAG CGGAAGCACCAGGAGATCCGGGCGATGCGCAGCCAGCTGAAGAAGATCGAGGATCTGGGGGCGGCCATGGAGGAAGCTCTGATCCTGGACAACAAATACACGGAGCACAGCACCGTGGGGCTGGCCCAGCAGTGGGACCAACTGGACCAGCTGGGCATGAGGATGCAGCACAACCTGGAGCAGCAGATCCAGGCCCG AAACACGACCGGCGTGACGGAGGAGGCGCTGAAGGAGTTCAGCATGATGTTCAA GCACTTCGACAAGGAGAAGTCGGGCCGCCTGAACCACCAGGAGTTCAAGTCGTGTCTGCGCTCGCTGGGCTACGACCTTCCCATGGTGGAGGAAGGAGAACCCGACCCGGAGTTTGAGGCCATCCTGGACACGGTGGACCCCAACAG GGACGGGAACGTGTCGCTGCAGGAGTACATGGCCTTCATGATCAGCCGGGAGACGGAGAACGTCAAGTCGAGCGAGGAGATCGAGAGCGCCTTCCGGGCGCTGAGCGCCGAGAACAAACCCTACGTCACCAAGGAGGAGCTGTACCAG AACCTGACCAAGGAGCAGGCCGACTACTGCCTGTCGCACATGAAGCCGTACCTGGACAGCAAGGGCCGCGAGTTGCCGTCGGCGTTCGACTTCGTGGAGTTCACGCGCTCGCTGTTCGTCAACTGA